In Calothrix sp. PCC 7507, one DNA window encodes the following:
- a CDS encoding nicotinate-nucleotide adenylyltransferase has translation MRIALFGTSADPPTAGHQVILKWLSERYDWVAVWAADNPFKSHQTPLEHRAAMLRLLIADIDAPQQNVALEQELSSFRTLETIEKAQARWGEDTEYTLVIGSDLLGQLPRWYQVEDLLRQVQLLVVPRPGYAIDESSLEGVQNLGGKIAIASLTGLDISSTAYREHGNAEALTPPIVAYIHQEHLYKCQDITTKKFQLR, from the coding sequence ATGAGAATTGCTTTGTTTGGTACTAGTGCCGATCCACCAACTGCTGGACATCAGGTGATTCTGAAATGGTTGTCTGAGCGTTATGATTGGGTGGCAGTTTGGGCAGCGGATAATCCTTTTAAGTCTCATCAAACGCCTTTAGAACATCGGGCGGCGATGTTGCGGTTGTTGATTGCGGATATCGATGCACCACAACAAAATGTGGCTTTGGAACAAGAATTGAGTAGCTTCAGAACATTGGAGACGATAGAAAAAGCTCAAGCACGTTGGGGAGAAGATACTGAGTATACCTTGGTGATTGGTTCAGATTTATTGGGTCAGTTACCCCGTTGGTATCAAGTTGAAGATTTATTACGCCAAGTGCAATTACTAGTAGTGCCGCGACCGGGATATGCGATAGATGAGTCTAGTTTGGAGGGAGTGCAAAATTTGGGAGGAAAGATTGCGATCGCCAGCTTGACTGGTCTTGATATTTCCTCAACAGCATATCGTGAACATGGAAATGCTGAAGCCTTGACTCCACCTATAGTTGCCTATATTCATCAAGAGCATTTGTACAAATGCCAGGACATCACCACAAAAAAATTCCAACTCCGCTAG
- a CDS encoding NUDIX domain-containing protein, producing MPGHHHKKIPTPLDQQPLADFKVGVDNVIFSVDTAQNRLLVLLVMRQQEPFLNHWSLPGTLVRQGESLEDAAYRIMAEKIRVNNLYLEQLYTFGGPKRDPREATDSYGVRYLSVSYFALVRFEEAELIANGVTGIAWYPVKEVPQLAFDHHEVLAYGHRRLRNKLEYSPVAFEVLPETFTLNDLYQLYTTVLGENFSDYSNFRSRLLKLGFLLDTGIKVSRGAGRPASLYKFDAEAFAPFKDKPLVFI from the coding sequence ATGCCAGGACATCACCACAAAAAAATTCCAACTCCGCTAGATCAACAACCTTTGGCTGATTTTAAGGTGGGTGTTGATAATGTAATTTTCTCTGTAGATACAGCGCAAAATCGACTGCTAGTTCTTTTAGTCATGCGACAGCAGGAACCATTTTTAAATCACTGGAGTCTTCCCGGTACTTTGGTGCGTCAAGGTGAGTCTTTAGAAGATGCCGCTTATCGCATTATGGCAGAGAAAATTCGGGTCAACAATCTCTACTTAGAACAATTGTATACCTTTGGTGGACCTAAACGTGACCCACGAGAAGCAACTGATAGTTATGGTGTGCGTTATCTCTCAGTGAGTTACTTTGCTTTGGTCAGATTTGAAGAAGCAGAATTAATTGCTAATGGCGTGACAGGTATAGCTTGGTATCCAGTCAAAGAGGTGCCCCAATTAGCTTTTGATCACCACGAAGTTCTGGCTTATGGACACAGACGTTTGCGAAATAAGTTGGAGTATAGTCCGGTGGCTTTTGAAGTTTTGCCAGAAACATTTACCTTGAATGATTTATATCAGTTATACACTACTGTTTTAGGAGAGAATTTCTCTGATTATTCTAATTTTCGATCGCGTTTACTTAAGTTAGGTTTTTTATTAGATACCGGAATTAAAGTATCTAGAGGTGCTGGT